A window of Neisseria canis contains these coding sequences:
- the edd gene encoding phosphogluconate dehydratase, producing MNTVNPALKAITERIIERSRPSREAYLKRIRALKQQGRVERDQLGCSNLAHGYAAMPKTIKIEMLRPNVPNLGMITAYNDMVSAHQPFAEFPAWVKDEAFKHGATAQVAGGTPAMCDGITQGYEGMELSLFSRDVIAMSTAIGLSHQMFDGALYFGVCDKIVPGLMIGALSCGHLPGIFVPAGPMTSGIANKEKARTRQQFAEGKVGRDALLASEMGSYHSPGTCTFYGTANSNQMMMEMMGVHLPAAAFFNPYTPMREALTRYAAAHMAQSIKNQTIKPLGEMLSEKSFVNALIGLMATGGSTNHTMHLVAMARAAGIILNWDDFDEISSIIPLLIRVYPNGQADINHFAAAGGLPFVIRELRDAGLLHDDVDTVMGRGMEAYTKEPFLIDGRLEWRSAVAESRDEEILRPCARPFSPDGGLRLMKGNIGRGVIKVSAVREHCRIIEAPAIVFDDQREVLAAFERGELERDFVCVVRFQGPRANGMPELHKLTPPLGILQDRGFKVALVTDGRMSGASGKVPAAIHMSPEALLGGGIGKIRTGDLIRFNSITGELSALVDEAEWNARETPEPDLSRNARGIGRELFAGFRSIAGSAEKGAMSFGGEFA from the coding sequence ATGAACACTGTAAACCCTGCCTTAAAAGCGATTACCGAGCGCATTATCGAGCGCAGCCGTCCTAGCCGGGAAGCCTATCTGAAACGCATCCGCGCCCTCAAACAGCAAGGCCGCGTCGAGCGCGACCAACTGGGCTGCTCCAATCTGGCGCACGGCTACGCTGCGATGCCCAAAACCATCAAAATCGAAATGTTGCGCCCCAACGTGCCCAATTTGGGCATGATTACCGCCTATAACGATATGGTATCGGCGCATCAGCCTTTCGCAGAGTTTCCGGCTTGGGTGAAAGACGAAGCCTTCAAACACGGCGCCACCGCCCAAGTGGCCGGCGGCACCCCCGCCATGTGCGACGGCATCACGCAGGGTTACGAAGGCATGGAGCTTTCTTTATTTTCCCGCGACGTGATTGCCATGAGCACAGCTATAGGCCTGTCGCACCAAATGTTTGACGGCGCGCTTTACTTCGGCGTGTGCGACAAAATCGTGCCCGGCTTGATGATAGGCGCACTGAGCTGCGGCCACCTGCCCGGCATTTTCGTGCCTGCCGGGCCGATGACCAGCGGCATAGCCAATAAAGAAAAAGCCCGCACCCGCCAGCAGTTTGCCGAGGGCAAAGTCGGACGGGACGCTTTGTTGGCGAGCGAAATGGGCTCTTACCACAGCCCCGGCACCTGCACATTTTACGGCACCGCCAATTCAAACCAAATGATGATGGAAATGATGGGCGTGCACCTGCCTGCCGCTGCCTTTTTCAACCCCTACACCCCCATGCGCGAAGCCTTAACACGCTATGCGGCGGCGCATATGGCTCAAAGCATTAAAAACCAAACCATCAAGCCGCTTGGTGAAATGCTGTCTGAAAAATCGTTTGTAAACGCTTTGATCGGCCTGATGGCAACCGGCGGCTCGACCAACCACACCATGCATTTGGTTGCCATGGCGCGTGCGGCCGGCATTATTTTGAACTGGGACGATTTCGACGAAATCTCTTCCATTATCCCGCTGCTCATCCGCGTTTACCCCAACGGCCAAGCCGACATCAACCATTTCGCTGCCGCCGGCGGCCTGCCCTTTGTGATTCGCGAACTGCGCGATGCCGGCCTGCTGCATGATGATGTCGACACGGTAATGGGCCGCGGCATGGAAGCCTACACCAAAGAGCCTTTCCTAATCGACGGCCGGCTCGAATGGCGCAGCGCCGTTGCCGAAAGCCGCGACGAAGAAATTCTGCGCCCATGTGCCCGCCCGTTCTCCCCCGACGGCGGCCTGCGCTTGATGAAAGGCAACATCGGCCGCGGCGTCATCAAAGTTTCTGCAGTAAGGGAACATTGCCGCATCATCGAAGCGCCCGCCATCGTGTTCGACGACCAACGCGAAGTATTGGCCGCCTTCGAGCGCGGCGAACTGGAGCGCGATTTTGTGTGTGTGGTGCGCTTTCAAGGCCCACGCGCCAACGGTATGCCCGAGCTGCACAAACTCACGCCGCCCTTAGGCATTCTGCAAGACCGCGGCTTTAAAGTGGCGCTCGTTACCGACGGCCGTATGTCCGGCGCATCGGGTAAAGTACCCGCCGCCATCCACATGTCGCCCGAGGCTCTGCTCGGAGGCGGCATCGGCAAAATCCGCACCGGCGACCTTATCCGTTTCAACTCAATCACAGGCGAGCTTTCCGCGCTGGTTGACGAAGCCGAATGGAACGCCCGCGAAACGCCCGAGCCGGATTTGAGCCGCAACGCCCGCGGCATAGGCCGCGAATTATTTGCCGGCTTCCGCAGCATTGCCGGCAGCGCGGAAAAAGGCGCCATGAGCTTCGGCGGAGAATTTGCCTGA
- a CDS encoding MBL fold metallo-hydrolase, with protein sequence MTLKCQIMPVTPFRQNCTLLWDEETRDAVFTDVGGDALFLLEEAEKLGLNVQAVWLTHGHLDHVGGVVDMLERKSLPVIGPHEDDLFLLESLPEVTANYGFPVSPSFTPDRWLKENDSLTVGKHRFEVLHIPGHTPGHVVFHAPDDKLLIAGDVLFYESIGRTDFPRGNHEDLLHNIRTKLFTLPGDTLVVPGHGRTTTIGHEKTHNPFLR encoded by the coding sequence ATGACTTTAAAATGCCAAATTATGCCTGTTACGCCTTTCCGCCAAAACTGCACGCTTTTGTGGGATGAGGAAACCCGCGATGCGGTGTTTACTGATGTGGGCGGCGATGCGCTGTTTTTGCTGGAGGAGGCCGAAAAGCTGGGGCTGAATGTGCAGGCCGTGTGGCTGACGCACGGCCATCTCGACCATGTGGGCGGTGTGGTGGATATGCTGGAGCGCAAGTCTTTGCCGGTTATCGGGCCGCATGAGGATGATTTGTTTTTGTTGGAAAGTCTGCCTGAAGTGACTGCGAATTACGGCTTCCCTGTGTCGCCTTCGTTTACGCCTGATCGTTGGCTCAAGGAAAACGACAGCTTAACGGTGGGCAAACACCGTTTTGAGGTGCTGCATATTCCGGGGCATACGCCCGGCCATGTGGTGTTTCATGCGCCTGACGACAAGCTTTTGATTGCGGGCGATGTGTTGTTTTACGAAAGCATAGGCCGAACGGATTTCCCGCGCGGCAACCATGAGGATTTGCTGCACAATATCCGAACCAAGCTGTTTACGCTGCCGGGCGATACTCTGGTGGTGCCGGGGCACGGCCGCACGACGACTATCGGGCATGAAAAAACGCACAATCCGTTTTTGAGATAA
- a CDS encoding bifunctional 4-hydroxy-2-oxoglutarate aldolase/2-dehydro-3-deoxy-phosphogluconate aldolase, with protein sequence MKNAREILSAGAVVPVMAIEDLSAAVDLAHALVEGGIPTLEITLRTEHGIKAIELIKKEVPDAIVGAGTVINGEQLKAVENAGAEFAISPGFNTSFAKAAERSGIAVIPGVATPGELMLALEHGIDTLKLFPAEVVGGRAMLKALHGPFPQAKFCPTGGITPETAPEYLKLPNVLCVGGSWLTPTKAVAAKDWAAITRLAEAAAALRP encoded by the coding sequence ATGAAAAACGCACGCGAAATCCTCAGCGCCGGCGCAGTCGTGCCGGTGATGGCCATTGAAGACTTATCCGCCGCCGTCGATTTAGCGCACGCTTTGGTCGAAGGCGGCATCCCCACGCTTGAAATCACCCTGCGCACCGAACACGGCATCAAAGCCATCGAGCTGATCAAAAAAGAAGTGCCCGACGCCATCGTGGGCGCCGGCACGGTAATCAACGGAGAGCAGCTTAAAGCCGTAGAAAACGCGGGTGCCGAATTCGCCATCAGCCCCGGCTTCAACACCAGCTTTGCCAAAGCCGCCGAGCGCAGCGGCATCGCCGTGATTCCGGGCGTCGCCACGCCGGGCGAACTGATGCTGGCCTTGGAACACGGCATCGACACTTTAAAACTTTTCCCCGCCGAAGTTGTGGGCGGGCGCGCCATGCTCAAAGCCTTGCACGGCCCGTTTCCGCAAGCTAAATTCTGCCCCACCGGCGGCATCACCCCCGAAACCGCGCCCGAATATCTGAAACTGCCCAATGTATTGTGCGTGGGCGGCTCGTGGCTTACCCCCACAAAAGCCGTCGCCGCAAAAGACTGGGCTGCCATAACCCGCTTGGCCGAAGCCGCCGCGGCACTGCGTCCATAA
- the mutM gene encoding bifunctional DNA-formamidopyrimidine glycosylase/DNA-(apurinic or apyrimidinic site) lyase yields MPELPEVETTLRGVSPHITGKTVASVDIRQPKLRWPVPEHLADTLHGQPVTHCTRRAKYLLVHFQTGILIIHLGMSGSLRIFTPNAAPPPGKHDHADIAFADGTILRYHDPRRFGAILWFAGIAEHHPLLSKCGPEPLSEAFNPEYLYQSLKKRKCAVKLAIMDNALVVGVGNIYANESLFRAAVSPKRQACTVSKKEAAALCGHIKSVLQRAIDTGGSTLRDFVDSEGNSGYFQQEYAVYGRHNQACPRCGQPIRKETVGQRGTFYCPGCQK; encoded by the coding sequence ATGCCCGAGCTACCGGAAGTCGAAACCACCCTACGCGGCGTATCACCGCACATTACCGGCAAAACCGTTGCCTCCGTCGACATCCGCCAGCCCAAACTGCGCTGGCCGGTGCCCGAACATCTGGCCGACACCCTTCACGGCCAGCCCGTTACCCATTGCACACGCCGCGCCAAATACCTGCTCGTCCATTTTCAGACAGGCATTCTGATCATCCACTTAGGCATGTCGGGCAGCCTGCGCATTTTCACACCCAACGCCGCCCCGCCGCCCGGCAAACACGACCATGCCGACATCGCTTTTGCCGACGGCACCATCCTGCGCTACCACGATCCGCGCCGCTTCGGCGCCATCCTCTGGTTTGCCGGCATTGCCGAACACCACCCGCTGCTGTCAAAATGCGGCCCCGAACCGCTTAGCGAAGCATTTAATCCCGAATATCTTTATCAAAGTTTGAAAAAACGCAAATGCGCCGTAAAACTTGCCATCATGGATAACGCATTGGTGGTGGGCGTGGGCAATATTTACGCCAACGAAAGCCTGTTCCGCGCCGCCGTTTCCCCCAAACGGCAGGCCTGCACAGTCAGTAAAAAAGAAGCGGCCGCACTCTGCGGCCACATCAAAAGCGTCTTGCAGCGCGCCATAGACACCGGCGGCAGCACCTTGCGCGATTTTGTCGACAGCGAAGGCAACAGCGGCTATTTCCAACAAGAATACGCCGTTTACGGCCGCCACAACCAAGCCTGCCCGCGCTGCGGCCAACCCATCCGTAAAGAAACCGTAGGCCAGCGCGGCACGTTTTATTGCCCTGGCTGCCAAAAATAA
- a CDS encoding dihydrolipoyl dehydrogenase: protein MKQIQADVVVIGGGTAGMGAFRNARLHTDNVYLIEGHTFGTTCARVGCMPSKLLIAAAEARHHALHTDPFGIHLDKNSVTVDGEEVMHRVKSERDRFVGFVVEDVEAWPADKRIMGHAKFIDEHTVQVDQHTQIKADRIVIATGSRPWLLPAWQTLGDRLIVNDDVFSWDTLPESVAVFGPGVIGLELGQALHRLGVKVHIFGPNGSLGGISDPVVLKEAIEVFGEELTMSLTAQTEVSLNKEGNVEVKWREGDKSGTFTAQYLLAAAGRSPNVDNIGLENLDIVLDDRGVPKAHPLTMQTSIPHIFIAGDASNQLPLLHEASDQGKIAGDNAGRYPNIENGLRRSMIGVVFTSPQIASVGLRFAQVQERYKNMECVAIGEVSFRNQGRSRVMLVNKGHMRVYAEQGSGRFIGAEIFGPSAEHLAHLLAWAHQAKMTVPQMLDMPFYHPVIEEGLRTALRDVMSKLRTSEQHSECKECPGD from the coding sequence ATGAAACAGATTCAAGCCGATGTTGTGGTAATCGGCGGCGGTACTGCCGGTATGGGCGCATTCCGCAATGCCCGTTTGCATACCGACAATGTTTACCTGATCGAAGGCCATACCTTCGGCACAACCTGCGCCCGCGTGGGCTGCATGCCATCCAAACTGCTGATTGCCGCTGCCGAAGCGCGTCACCATGCCCTGCATACCGATCCTTTCGGCATCCATTTGGATAAAAACAGCGTTACCGTTGATGGCGAAGAGGTTATGCACCGCGTGAAATCCGAGCGCGACCGCTTTGTCGGCTTCGTTGTTGAAGATGTTGAAGCATGGCCTGCCGACAAACGCATCATGGGACATGCCAAATTTATTGACGAACACACCGTTCAAGTTGACCAACACACCCAAATCAAAGCCGACCGCATCGTGATTGCCACCGGCTCGCGTCCTTGGCTGCTTCCCGCATGGCAAACATTGGGCGACCGCCTGATTGTGAATGACGACGTATTTTCTTGGGATACCTTGCCTGAAAGCGTAGCCGTATTCGGCCCCGGCGTAATCGGTTTGGAACTCGGGCAGGCTCTGCACCGCTTAGGCGTGAAAGTCCATATCTTCGGCCCCAACGGCTCTTTGGGCGGCATTTCCGACCCTGTGGTTTTGAAAGAAGCCATAGAGGTGTTCGGCGAGGAGTTAACCATGTCGCTGACAGCCCAAACCGAAGTCAGTCTCAATAAAGAAGGCAATGTGGAAGTAAAATGGCGCGAAGGCGATAAGAGCGGCACTTTTACCGCACAATACCTGCTGGCCGCCGCCGGCCGCAGCCCGAACGTAGACAATATCGGTTTGGAAAACCTCGATATCGTGCTTGACGATCGCGGCGTGCCCAAAGCCCACCCGCTCACCATGCAAACCAGCATCCCGCACATCTTTATCGCAGGCGATGCGTCCAACCAACTGCCTCTGCTGCACGAGGCGAGCGACCAGGGCAAAATCGCCGGCGACAACGCAGGCCGCTATCCCAATATTGAAAACGGCTTACGCCGCAGCATGATCGGCGTGGTCTTTACCAGCCCGCAAATCGCAAGTGTAGGCTTAAGATTTGCCCAAGTGCAGGAGCGCTATAAAAATATGGAATGCGTGGCCATCGGGGAAGTATCGTTCCGCAACCAGGGCCGCAGCCGCGTGATGCTGGTTAACAAAGGCCATATGCGCGTTTATGCCGAACAAGGTTCCGGCCGCTTTATCGGCGCTGAAATCTTCGGCCCGTCGGCAGAACATTTGGCGCACCTTTTGGCTTGGGCGCACCAAGCGAAAATGACCGTTCCGCAAATGTTGGATATGCCTTTCTACCATCCCGTTATCGAGGAAGGCCTGCGCACGGCGCTGCGCGACGTGATGTCCAAACTGAGAACCAGCGAGCAGCACAGCGAATGCAAAGAATGCCCCGGCGATTAA
- a CDS encoding Fis family transcriptional regulator produces the protein MPGRVPDIAHTIEQNLNQYFRTLDGEPAQGVYDMVILQVEQPLLRCVMAQCGGNQSKAAAVLGLNRNTLRKKLMLHGLLEP, from the coding sequence ATGCCCGGCAGAGTGCCCGACATCGCCCATACCATCGAACAAAACCTCAACCAATACTTCCGCACGCTCGACGGCGAGCCTGCGCAAGGCGTTTATGATATGGTTATCCTCCAAGTAGAGCAGCCCCTGCTGCGCTGCGTGATGGCACAATGCGGCGGCAACCAATCCAAAGCCGCCGCCGTGCTGGGGCTGAACCGCAATACACTACGCAAAAAACTCATGCTGCACGGATTATTAGAACCATAA
- the rmuC gene encoding DNA recombination protein RmuC, translating into MTDQLIYLLIAAAAACMFVFLLTWAVLRHRYQTERQALHTQLAERSEQYRFAAQEKEEAEAELAGLRQAHQSAQSNLAAANQHIEDLQARQSDYACLKKDYEDLRVSNERLNAQMEQERRIHEEKITLLQDARANLSHQFQTLANDILEEKTKRFTEQNRENLNQLLNPLNERISGFSQLVQNTYEKETKERLTLENELKRLQTLNNQLHIDAKALTEALVGTQNKAQGNWGEMILESVLENSGLVKGREYIVQASSTRQEEDGSVRRLQPDVLVNLPDGKQMIIDAKVSLTAYVRYTQAQTKEDAERELAAHAASVRSHIKGLSLKQYSEIEGVSTLDFVFMFIPVEPAYLLALQHDNNLFQECFDKRIMLTGPSTLLATLCTVAHLWRNEQQNQNALTIAEEGGKLYDKFVGFVQTLESVGKNIEQAQNQYQAAYKQLYEGRGNLVNRAEKLRKLGIKAGKQLEKSLTEQAAAEQEAPRIGAVGSGGEA; encoded by the coding sequence ATGACCGACCAACTCATTTATCTGCTGATTGCCGCCGCCGCTGCCTGCATGTTTGTGTTTCTGCTGACTTGGGCGGTGCTGCGCCACCGCTACCAAACCGAGCGGCAGGCGCTGCACACCCAGCTTGCCGAACGTTCCGAGCAATACCGTTTTGCCGCGCAGGAAAAAGAAGAAGCGGAAGCCGAGCTTGCCGGGTTGCGCCAAGCCCACCAATCGGCGCAAAGCAATCTTGCCGCCGCCAACCAACACATTGAGGATTTGCAGGCGCGGCAAAGCGATTACGCCTGTCTGAAAAAAGATTATGAAGACTTGCGCGTGAGCAACGAGCGGCTGAACGCGCAAATGGAGCAGGAGCGGCGCATTCACGAAGAAAAAATCACCCTGCTGCAAGATGCGCGCGCCAATCTGAGCCATCAGTTCCAAACGCTTGCCAACGATATTTTGGAAGAAAAAACCAAACGCTTCACCGAGCAAAACCGCGAAAACCTCAACCAACTGCTCAACCCGCTCAACGAGCGCATCAGCGGTTTCAGCCAATTGGTTCAGAACACTTATGAAAAAGAAACCAAAGAGCGGCTGACGCTGGAAAACGAATTAAAAAGGCTGCAAACCCTGAATAACCAGCTGCATATCGACGCCAAAGCGCTCACCGAAGCGCTGGTGGGCACGCAAAACAAGGCTCAGGGCAATTGGGGCGAAATGATATTGGAAAGCGTGTTGGAAAATTCGGGTTTGGTAAAGGGTCGCGAGTATATCGTGCAGGCATCTTCCACCCGCCAGGAAGAAGACGGCAGCGTCCGCCGCTTGCAGCCTGATGTGTTGGTGAACCTGCCCGACGGCAAGCAGATGATTATCGACGCCAAAGTGTCGCTCACCGCCTATGTGCGCTACACTCAGGCGCAAACGAAAGAAGATGCCGAGCGCGAATTGGCCGCCCATGCCGCCAGCGTGCGCAGCCACATCAAAGGCTTGTCACTCAAGCAATACAGCGAAATCGAAGGTGTGAGCACATTGGATTTTGTGTTTATGTTTATCCCGGTCGAGCCTGCGTATCTGCTTGCCCTGCAACATGACAACAACCTGTTTCAAGAATGTTTCGACAAGCGCATCATGCTCACCGGCCCGAGCACGCTGTTGGCCACTTTGTGCACGGTGGCGCATTTGTGGCGCAATGAACAGCAAAACCAAAACGCGCTGACCATAGCGGAAGAGGGCGGCAAACTTTACGATAAGTTTGTCGGCTTCGTGCAAACGCTGGAGAGCGTGGGCAAAAACATCGAACAGGCGCAAAACCAATATCAGGCGGCCTACAAACAGCTTTACGAAGGCCGCGGCAATTTGGTGAACCGCGCGGAAAAGCTGCGCAAGCTGGGCATTAAAGCAGGCAAACAATTGGAGAAAAGCCTCACCGAGCAGGCAGCGGCGGAGCAGGAAGCGCCTCGAATCGGAGCGGTTGGAAGCGGCGGGGAAGCGTGA
- the dusB gene encoding tRNA dihydrouridine synthase DusB: MLIGPYQTEFPLALAPMAGITDKPFRNLARAFGAGWAVSEMLTSDPSLRNTKKTLRRSDYQGENGVIAVQIAGSDPAQMAEAARYNVEQGAQVIDINMGCPAKKVCNVLAGSALLQNEPLVEAILNAVVRAVDVPVTLKTRLGWNDDNKNIRTVARMAEDAGIAALAIHGRTRTQMYKGEAEYGLIAEVKQHTGIPLWVNGDITSPQKAATVLAQTGADGVMVGRGAQGQPWLFADIRHYLQTGGLPAPLPFGQAAATMLAHLQAMHDFYGETAGVRIARKHIGWYTARLPQGEAFRKEANRLESAAAQYDAAARFLESCPLEHWPADYR, encoded by the coding sequence ATGCTTATCGGCCCCTACCAAACCGAATTTCCGCTCGCTCTGGCGCCGATGGCAGGCATCACCGACAAACCTTTCCGCAACCTTGCCCGCGCATTCGGCGCAGGTTGGGCGGTAAGCGAGATGCTGACCAGCGACCCCTCGCTCAGAAACACCAAAAAAACCCTGCGCCGCAGCGACTATCAAGGCGAAAACGGCGTGATTGCCGTGCAGATTGCCGGCAGCGACCCGGCCCAAATGGCGGAAGCCGCACGTTACAATGTCGAGCAGGGCGCGCAGGTTATCGACATCAACATGGGCTGCCCTGCCAAAAAAGTGTGCAACGTATTGGCCGGCAGCGCCTTGCTGCAAAACGAGCCTTTGGTCGAAGCCATTCTGAATGCCGTGGTGCGCGCGGTGGATGTGCCCGTTACCCTGAAAACCCGTTTGGGCTGGAACGACGACAATAAAAACATCCGCACCGTCGCCCGCATGGCCGAAGATGCCGGCATTGCCGCATTGGCCATCCACGGCAGAACGCGCACCCAAATGTATAAAGGCGAAGCCGAATACGGGCTGATTGCCGAAGTAAAACAGCATACCGGCATCCCGTTGTGGGTCAACGGCGACATTACCAGCCCGCAGAAAGCCGCCACCGTGTTGGCGCAAACCGGCGCCGACGGCGTGATGGTAGGACGCGGCGCGCAAGGCCAGCCTTGGCTGTTTGCCGACATCCGCCATTACCTGCAAACCGGCGGTCTGCCCGCCCCGCTGCCGTTTGGTCAGGCCGCAGCCACCATGCTGGCGCATTTGCAGGCCATGCACGATTTTTACGGAGAAACCGCAGGCGTGCGCATCGCCCGCAAACACATCGGCTGGTACACAGCCCGCCTGCCGCAGGGCGAAGCCTTCCGCAAAGAAGCCAACCGCCTGGAAAGCGCGGCCGCCCAATACGACGCCGCAGCCCGCTTCCTCGAAAGCTGCCCGCTGGAACACTGGCCCGCCGATTACCGATAG
- a CDS encoding glutathione peroxidase, with protein MALQDRTGQQVPNVVFHTRVGDSWKDVSTDDLFKGKKVVVFSLPGAFTPTCSSTHLPRYNELAKAFKENGVDSILCVSVNDTFVMNAWAADEESDNIIMVPDGNGEFTEGMGMLVDKDNLGFGKRSWRYSMLVNDGKIEKMFIEPEKEGDPFEVSDADTMLKYIAPDWKAQESIAIITKPGCQFCANAKKVLEDKGLAYEEIVLGKDASIVSVRAITGKATAPQVFIGGKYIGGSEDLEAYLAK; from the coding sequence ATGGCATTGCAAGACCGTACCGGCCAACAAGTACCGAACGTTGTTTTCCACACCCGCGTAGGCGATTCTTGGAAAGATGTTTCTACCGATGACTTGTTCAAAGGCAAAAAAGTCGTTGTATTCTCCCTACCCGGCGCATTTACCCCCACTTGTTCTTCCACCCACCTGCCGCGCTACAACGAGCTGGCCAAAGCGTTCAAAGAAAACGGCGTTGACAGCATCTTGTGCGTATCCGTAAACGACACTTTCGTTATGAACGCATGGGCTGCCGACGAAGAATCCGACAACATCATCATGGTTCCCGATGGCAACGGCGAGTTCACCGAAGGCATGGGCATGCTGGTTGACAAAGACAACTTAGGCTTCGGCAAACGCTCTTGGCGCTATTCAATGCTGGTAAACGACGGCAAAATCGAAAAAATGTTTATCGAGCCTGAAAAAGAAGGCGACCCCTTCGAAGTTTCAGATGCCGATACCATGCTGAAATATATTGCACCCGATTGGAAAGCCCAAGAATCCATCGCCATTATTACCAAACCCGGCTGCCAATTCTGCGCCAACGCCAAAAAAGTTCTGGAAGACAAAGGCTTGGCTTACGAAGAAATCGTTTTGGGCAAAGATGCCAGCATCGTTTCCGTACGCGCCATTACCGGCAAAGCCACTGCACCGCAAGTATTCATCGGCGGCAAATACATCGGCGGCAGCGAAGATTTGGAAGCTTACCTGGCTAAATAA
- a CDS encoding DNA ligase gives MKTILYALLLGTAANAGAQDLLLAKTFEGQNLSGWAMSEKLDGVRAYWNGKQLISRQGYAFTPPPNFTHNFPPYPLDGELFSARGRFEQISAAVRARSGNWQSIKFHVFDVPRAEGNLYRRLHVMEERLKVYPANIEVITQIPVRDNQHALDFMNQIIAAGGEGAIVRDPALPYTGGRSNGFLKLKPEQDAECTVTAHHEGKGKYAGKLGAISCRNESGEFRIGSGFKESERSNPPPIGTLVTYKHRGYTQKGLPRFATFLRVRSDR, from the coding sequence ATGAAAACCATACTTTACGCGCTGCTCTTAGGCACCGCGGCAAACGCGGGTGCGCAAGATTTATTGTTGGCCAAAACCTTCGAAGGACAAAATCTCAGCGGTTGGGCCATGAGCGAAAAGCTCGACGGCGTTCGCGCTTATTGGAACGGCAAACAGCTTATCAGCCGCCAGGGCTACGCATTCACGCCGCCCCCGAACTTTACGCACAATTTCCCGCCCTACCCGCTTGACGGCGAATTATTCAGCGCACGCGGCCGGTTCGAGCAGATTTCCGCTGCCGTGCGCGCACGGTCGGGCAACTGGCAAAGCATTAAATTCCATGTGTTCGACGTGCCGCGCGCCGAGGGAAATTTGTACCGGCGTCTGCATGTGATGGAAGAGCGGCTGAAAGTTTATCCGGCCAATATCGAAGTGATCACACAGATTCCGGTTCGCGATAATCAGCATGCGCTTGATTTTATGAACCAAATCATCGCGGCAGGCGGCGAAGGCGCGATTGTTCGCGATCCCGCTCTGCCTTACACCGGCGGGCGAAGCAACGGTTTTTTAAAGCTCAAACCCGAACAAGACGCCGAATGCACCGTAACCGCACATCATGAAGGCAAAGGCAAATACGCAGGCAAGCTCGGCGCCATCAGCTGCCGCAACGAATCGGGCGAATTCAGAATCGGCAGCGGCTTTAAAGAGAGTGAACGCAGCAACCCGCCGCCCATCGGCACGCTGGTTACCTACAAACACCGGGGTTACACACAAAAAGGCCTGCCCCGCTTCGCCACATTTCTACGCGTGCGCAGCGACCGATAG
- a CDS encoding lysophospholipid acyltransferase family protein, whose product MSYKKTPFLKRFGRLWRLSKLIITQSRRLTRPESAVADTRNRIISNISSEILHILNVKLEVRTPKPPTGHSMLVVANHVSWLDIFAISALCPSGFIAMKEMQSWPILGKIAANAGTVFIDRKNRKDISPINHAISTALAEGHNVCFFPESATSSGIGLLPFKAALFESAIQADAAIQPIALRYYDNTGSRTTVPSFANVNLIQSVWRILSMDEMTVTMDFAPPIMPSEHPEKDRFALKDMAETLIREKVYEDSPGPPPEIAALSKVP is encoded by the coding sequence ATGTCTTACAAAAAAACACCTTTTCTAAAACGGTTCGGCCGCCTCTGGCGCCTGAGCAAACTCATCATCACCCAAAGCCGCCGGCTTACCCGACCCGAATCCGCCGTTGCCGACACCCGCAACCGCATCATCAGCAACATCAGCAGCGAAATCCTCCACATCCTGAACGTGAAGCTGGAAGTGCGCACGCCGAAACCGCCAACCGGCCACAGCATGCTGGTGGTTGCCAACCACGTTTCATGGCTGGATATTTTTGCCATCAGTGCCCTGTGCCCCAGCGGCTTTATCGCCATGAAAGAAATGCAGTCTTGGCCGATTTTGGGCAAAATCGCCGCCAACGCGGGCACCGTGTTTATCGACCGCAAAAACCGCAAAGACATCAGCCCCATCAACCATGCCATCAGCACCGCCTTGGCCGAAGGGCACAACGTCTGCTTCTTCCCCGAATCCGCCACCTCATCCGGCATCGGCCTGCTGCCGTTTAAAGCCGCGCTGTTTGAATCCGCCATTCAGGCCGATGCCGCCATCCAGCCGATTGCCCTGCGCTATTACGACAACACAGGCAGCCGCACAACCGTGCCCTCTTTCGCCAACGTCAACCTGATTCAATCCGTATGGCGCATCCTGTCTATGGACGAAATGACGGTAACGATGGATTTCGCACCGCCCATCATGCCATCCGAGCATCCCGAAAAAGACCGCTTCGCCCTGAAAGACATGGCTGAAACACTCATCCGCGAGAAAGTTTATGAAGACTCTCCCGGACCGCCGCCGGAAATCGCTGCGCTCAGTAAAGTTCCGTAA